The genomic interval TACTATTATTGATCCAAGCAGCAGCCATCTTGAGTGCGAAAGTCGGGTATGGTCATGTTGCCCTGACTTTCCAACTTGTAATTCCGACTTTTGTGAGCATTCCAGTTGAAATGTCCTACTCGGAGGGCAGAACTTCCGACTTCCGAGTACAAATGGAACGCAGCATCAGTCTCaggtatttttcagtttttttcaggaGCTTCATTCATCTTtctatcaactctgatcagcttccctgtccctgctcaaGAAAGTATTCCCCTAGGATGACGCAGCCACCactatgcttcactgtggggttgtgtgttcatggtgatgtgcagtgttagttttccgaTACCCATAGTGTGAGTGCATGCAGtctaaaaagtttaattttggtctcatcattATCATTGAATCTGTTCCACATGTTTTTGGGAATTCTCCACAAGGTTTGTTGTCAACtataaaattaacttttttcttatttttctacaATGGCTTTCACTATCCCATTTTTAACCAGGGCAAGATTAGTGGAATGTATTGGTGAGTGTAATGGTCAAtcgattctcccacctgagctgcagatttttgcagctcctcctgagttaccatgggcctatTGACTGCTTCTTAGACTAATGTTCTACTTGCAGTGACTTGTCAGTTTAgttggacggccatgtcttggtaggtttgcatttgttgcacactttttttttatatgtaaaacgaaaacatgtataattttccttccaattgACAATTATGTACTGCTTTTTGTCttaccacataaaatccatcaaaatacactgaagattatggctgtaatgtgacaaaatgagagGAAATGTTGAGATGCTATGGACATCTCAAAGACAGAGGCAGTGGACATATTGGACAGAAAGTGTTGAAGATGGAGCtgccacagaagaagaagaaaatagtATAAACACAGAGAGGAATTATAAAAGTAATGAGGCAGAATATGTAAAGAGCTGGTGTTACAGAAGAGGATGCTGTGGATAGGGTGAGATAAAAGCAGATTATTCACTTTGGTTGCCCAATAAATGGTGTCCAGAGGTTTGGTAGGGGTAATAACTATATCTGTACACTAAAATATAAGTACACTAAAAACTGTCTCACATCACTATGTTGAAGAGTGGGGTGTTTCTTCAGGAGGTACGCAAAGCGTGTGGCGCGAATAGCATTGAAGAAGGCTACGATGACCTAGAAGGAGTAAGATATACAACAGCATGTTACAAAAGCTGAGAAGCACATTGTTTCTGTAAAAGTGGACTTTCTGTCTGGTCTATGTTTTTACCTAACAAAGGCAGAAGAATTTCGAGATTTCcatattttggatttggttaCAAGACAAATATTTAAGGGAAGTTGCATAAGTTTGCCTCACCTGCCCACTCTCATGGTAAACAAACAGATTCCTTGTGCGCTCGTCTTCCAGATAGGAAATCTGCAGCCCATGAACATGACCCATCTTCTCTGGCTGGAAATATGCATTCAGATCCTTCATGCTGATAACTGTTTTGGCaaccttggacttggtttgggTTAAAAGTGAGTTAGATAGACATAGTACAGAGAAAGGTTATCTTGGAGATAATAGGacaatgcttttaaaatgtgtattaaAAGAACTCACATCCTCCTTAGTGAAGTATCTGAGGGTGAAATCCTTTTGAGACAACTGAAAGATTCTTCTTAGAtactgttttttgtcttttccctTCTTCCAGAGTGTTGACGTGAACAAATCTGAATTGGAAACAGTAGATGGATTATTGAAAATCAGGTTCACAATTCTATTACCTCTGCTACACTATTGTGTACCTGCCTTGCATTCAGTGGCATAGAAATATATACACTCCCGCAGATAAAGAAGGCTCCAGCATCACCTTGCTAGGCATTTAACAGTGTAGCATACATAAGTTGGTAGCAAATTAAGCCAGGCTTATGCTGGTCTCACACGTTCTCTCTATCACACATGTGCGCTCCAGCAACAGAATCAGTGCAAATGCTACTCACATATTGCAGCAATAACCCCATAACTACATAACGTAAGGTCATGCTATGAAATGCAGCCCCTCTGTCTGTGCTGGAGAAAATTCACTGACCTCAACATTATGAATGCTTGAAAGTGAAACTGACAGCATAACCTAGAATTTGATTATTAGTCATCTGACAACCTGGGGGCATTGGTAGACTATTAAACTTTCATCACAAGATGGTAATTTGattcttaaatataaataaacaccaAAAAACAAGATGACTGACTTAATGTACCCTGTCCTGATTCAGTAGAACACTGTGAATTACACACTGTTGACCCAATACACATGCACTATTTAAACTGGGCATTCATCAAAAGAGACACACAGACTCCAAAGGTGTGACAGGACTTGATGCTCCATTAAAATCTACTGTATTTCCACATTTATAGACCTTTCTAATGTTTTACAACCAAACACATGGCAGGATGGGAATTAATGTGACAACAGAAACATTTAGCGTTTCTGGCGGGATGTGTTCTTGAATGGTTCAAAAGAGTTACCTAATGTGTAAGTTTGCAGAAATTCATTTTGTCCTCCAGTGAACTCCCTTCTTTCATACTTTGCACGGATCCATTGTTCCTTAAGAACCCTGAAACAAAGCAGAAACACATTTAGGCTTGCTTTTCATTGAAGAGGGTTTATGTCATTTTCATAAGCATTAGCTTCATATCTGTGTCCAACCATCATTTTTACACTGTTCCTCTTTTTATGTGTGGAACATGACCGCTCCTCTGCCATTCATTGAAAACTGTTGAGTGTTTACTTTCCACCTATGCTAAGCTGACAAGGTGAATAAGTAGCAAATGCAATCAAAGTCACTCACATGCAGTCATCATGGTTTGGCCTGTAATAGAAGGCAGGGACACACTTCTCGAAAATGGCTCTAGCAGAAGAATTCCCCCTCTCCTGCATGAACTGAAACCACAGAATTATGGGTTTTAAAAGGCTACAAGAGGACATCACAAGCTCATCTAGTTTCCTTCATGTTTCCTAAACTCAACTAGTGACAAtaagcaaacatttattttataatccttgtaaaagtaaatgtaTCCATTTTTAGTTCAAGCGTTTCTCTATGAACCAGaacatatttaataatttatattttttataataaacGTAATTTAGATGAACAACCTTTGATAAATAACATTATGACTTATGATTTAGTTTGTATGACTACATTCCCCACTAATAACAAGAATTACTTTTGGCTCATTCTGCTTTATGATGTTGCTTTCATTCATCTACATTCGTGAGAAATTGTCAGAGGAGGACGTGGCCAGCAGGGCTAGGGCCGTTTTGCTGCCCTTCCAGAcaagtttcttttttccatgcaaatttacaataaattcaTAGCTAAACATCCACTGTATGTTTTGGTAGCcttgttttgtcataaaaatgtttatctttGTCAATTTTCTAAAATTCCTTACAATCATGGAATTATTGTTATTAGCAGCCATGCTAGGCCCTAATGTGGCTATGTAACAGAGTCACTGAAATATACCAAAAGCAAAGAAGGCATGGAGCATGTGTGTAAGCATGTCACTAAAGTGTGTGAGAatattttgaactttttttttgtcaatacaTTTCTTAAACCTGAACAATAAAAAGACTGAGATCATGTGGGCCCAGTGATGTCTTCAACAGCAGTGCTGACCGGGGTCCTTTAAGTATCATATAATGCTGAGTCTTTGTTGGACCAACGTGCAGATGAACGCTCggaagcagcatggtgagtgGAGCTTCTCTTTAATAGTAATGATATGAAACAGGAACAAACTTACAAGGGAAACCAGACTGTGCAAATGGATATGGAGCAGGTAGCAAACAGAAGGAGCCAgtgacaaacaatgaaaaacagagagaataaattctgagggaagtggagaaatggaccaatgaactgaaGAGGTAATCTAAGAGGGAATTGGGCACAGCTGGTGGAAAGGGGAATGCTGGAGAACTGAGGGACAATGACTAATTAACAGTGATGagcatggtcctcaagaatccctcgtgaggaccaaaatatcgaggcacgtgacgtcgcccggtacggcggagccggggtcccaccctggagccaggcctggggtcgggactcgtcggagagtgcctggtgactgggttgctcctcgcgggacctggccgggccaagcccgaacgaaagacacgaggccatcccccagtgggcccaccatctgcaggggaaaccgtgagggaccggtgcaaagaggattgggtggcggacgaaggtggagacctcagcggcccgatccccggatgcttaggctggctctagggacgtggaatgtcacctcgctgggggggaaggagcctgagcttgtgcgggaagtcgagagatatcgactagaaatagtcgggctcgcctccacgcacagcgtgggctctggaacccatctccttgagaggggttggactctcttctacactggagtggcccacggggagaggcggcgggctggtgtgggtttgcttgttgccccccagctcagccgtctcatgttggggtttaccccagtggatgagagggtcgtatccctgcgccttcgggttggggagaggtctctgactatgatttcagcctacgggccgagtggtagtgcagagtacccggccttcttggcgtccctgtcgggggtgctggatagtgcccctcccggggactccattattctgctgggggacttcaacgcccacgtggggaacgacagtgacacctggagaggcgtgattgggaggaatggcctccccgatctgaatccgagtggtgttttgttattggacttctgtgctagtcacggattgtccataacgaacatcggtgcgatgattgactttgttgtcgtatcatcagaccttcggccgcatgttttggacactcgggtgaagagaggggctgagctgtccactgatcaccacctggtggtgagttggatccgctggaggaggagaaagccggacagacttggcaggcccaagcgcatagtgagggtctgctgggaacgcctggcggagccctcgaccagggatgtattcaactcccacctccgggagagcttcgaccagatcccgggggatgttggagacatagagtccgagtggaccatgttctccgcatctattgtcgatgctgctgcccgtagctgcggccataaagtctgcggtgcctgtcgcggcggtaatcccagaacccggtggtggacaccggcagtaagggatgctgtcaagctgaagaacgaatcctatcggctgtggttggcttgtgggacttctgaggcggctgacgggtatcgtgaggccaagcgtgctgcggcccgggctgtggcagagacaaaaactcgggcctgggaggagttcggtgaggccatggagaaggactaccggttggcctcgaagcaattctggcaaaccgtccggcgcctcaggagggggaagcagtgcttcgccaacactgtttatagtgggggtgggagactgctgaccttgactgacgacattattgggcggtggaaggagtacttcgaggatctcctcaatcctgccatcacgcattccgtggtggaaacagaggctggggacttggggttggactctttcatcacccaggctgaagtcaccgaggtggttaaaaagctccgcggtggcaaggcttcgggggtggatgagatccgccctgagtacctcaagtctctggatgttgtagggctgtcatggttgacacgcctcttcaacattgcgtggcagtcggggacagggcctctggattggcagactggggtggtggtcccccttcataagaagggggaccggagggtgtgttccaactacagggggatcacactcctcagcctccctggtaaggcctacgccagggtattggacaggagagtccgaccgatagtcgaacctcggcttcaggaggagcactgtggttttcgtcccggccgtggaacactggaccagctctataacctctacagggtgctcgagggttcatgggagtttgcccaaccggttcacatgtgttttgtggacctggagaaggcattcgactgtgtccctcgtgatgccctgtgggggtgctccaggagtatggaatcgggggccctttattaggggccatctggtccctgtacgagtggagcaggagtttggtccgcattgccggcactaagtcggacctgttcccggtgcatgttggactccggcagggctgccctttgtcaccggtcctgttcataacttttatgggcaggatttctagacgcagccaagggctggagggggtctggtttggggaccagtggatttcgtctcttctttttgcagatgacgtggtcctgctggccccctctagccaagacctacagcttgcgctgtggcggtttgcagccgagtgtgaagcggctgggatgaggatcagctcctccaagtccgaggccatggtgctcgaccggaaaagggtggcttgtcctcttctggttggaggggagttccttcctcaagtggaggagtttaagtatctcggggtcttgttcacgagtgagggaagaatagagtgggagatcgacagacggattggtgcggctgccacagtaatgggggcactgtgccggtccgttgtggtgaagagagagctgagccgaaaagcaaagctctcaatttactggtcggtctacgttcctaccctcacctatggccatgaactttgggtcatgaccgaaagaacgagatcccggatacaagcggctgaaatgagcttcctccgtagggtggccgggcactcccttagagatagggtgaggagctcggccatccgggaggggctcgtagtagagccgctgctcctccacatcgagaggagccagctgaggtggcttggggatctataccggatgcctcctggacgccttcctcgggaggtgttccaggcacgtcccaccgggaggaggcccaggggacggcccaggacacgctggagggactatgtctctcggctggcctgggaacgccttgggctccccctggaagagctggaggaggtgtctggagagagggacgtctgggcgtctctgctgagtctgctgcccccgcgacccagtcccggataagtggaagacgacgcgtacgagtacgagtacaagcatggagagcagaaaaataacagaaaattaaaCAGAATGAACCTAATAAGCCTGAGTAAACTGAAAGTGGAGAACATGGTAGTGCGAAAAAGGTCAACAAAAACTTAACACAGGCACATTCTGAAATTTAGTCAGTATCTGACACAGATTGCTACAGACCTGGGTGTTAGTCTGGACACTGATCTTAACTTTAAAGCTCAGAATAAATCAATGGTCAGGTTCGGCGTTTTCCAACTGAGACAGCTGGCCAAAGTTAAACCATTCCTGTCACAGCATCATTTTGAAATCTGTCATACCTGCTTCATCTGCACACTTGCTCGCTCAGGTCGGCCCATCAGTTTTTATTAGTCGTTCCAAAGACAAAGATAGTGTGGAGAGAGGACCACGCTTTCTCTGTCATCGCACCAAAAGGGAATAACTTACCTTTATATATCAGGTAAGGAGACTCACTTTGTTATTTCAGTCTTCTCTTAAAACATGATTCCATTTTCTGGCTTTTAATCCAGTTTGAGACGTTGGCTTTCatgcttttattgttgtttgtatttatgtatctgttctgtgttttacttgttttattgtgtttgcttttattgtttttattttttacatttgttgttgttttattagCTTTTGAGGGTGTGTAAAGCATTTTGGTGCTATAAAAAACACTTAGTTGAGTTGAGCTGAGTAGGCTTGTTGTTGCTAATGTACTTGGGTTTCAGGATTGATTAGAGGCAGGCTATCACATACTCGTCTTCAAATAGTTACATATTGGTTATCTAAACAAAAATCCAGCAAATTTGAAAATCTCACCTGATAGGGGATTAACTGTCTTATTTCAAAAGTTAGAAAATAGTGAGAttgcaaaaaagtatttttaaaaaatataaatactttgGGGCCCGGAAATCCTTAGGGGCCCTGAACTACTACCCTGGTAACGCCTTACTAAAGTCCAGCTCAGACAATTGTTCATGTACAGCTTTTGAGTTATCGAAATGCCTCTGTCCTTTTGCTTTTCAGACGTTCTTGTGTAGGCTTCCTGCAGTTCCTAAGACCATTGTCCTGCATTCTCCCCAGTCTGGGCTAAAGTTCAGCAGACTGGGTCAGCAGACTCATTTTTTACTCAAGAACACATGtacaaataaatttgtttttaatttcatgAATTGGACACTCAGCTTCTGTCTTTCCCCAGATAATCAACCTTCTGCCTCTGTGCATAACAGCTGGTATGAAGTGTTGCACTGTTATGCAGTTTTTGGTCCTCTCTAGTGTGTTTTGCTGTTCATCGATACATACAGACATTCTCTTGGCATCGTTTTTAAACAAGCAATGTTTTTCCACTAGattatttgtaattataattgtCATTTACTTGCTAAGTGAGGTCTTTAGTGCCTGGATGTAGTTCTCTGGGATGTTTTACTGTTTCTTTGACTCAGTCACAGTGAACCTGTTAGAAAGTCCACGCCTGGAGGAGTATCACCTGTCTTTTGAAAGTTTCCCTCTTGTGAATAATCTTTGACACTAACAATGTTGGGTCCaataattgttttataaaaGCCTTACGTTTCCTCAGATTGATGGAAATTTAATGATCTAAAGAAAGGAAGCGCTAAAACCTTTATAAAGGTGCTCTGACTTACTGGCAAACATTTACTGAAGGCCATGGTGTTCAGGATGAACAGAACAGACAATCAGTGGCAGTTTTTGAAGTGGCTAAAATGGCTTTCTGCCCAGGGTTGTTCAACAAAGGGGACAGAGCGTGCTAAATGGAGTTACCTTTGTTCATTTGCATGTCTAGTCAATGGGAATGAACAGCATATTGTGGTGTAGACATTGTTTGCAATGTAAGCACTGTCCCAGACATTAAGAGTGGGCTATGATGCTAAAGTTGGCCTCAGATTTAAAGCTTATGATTCAGATCTAAATTATTAGTAAATTTGTGGAGGGTTTTTAAGTAGTTTGGACAGCATTTGTCACTGCTCTTGTATATGTTTCAATTTTAGACAAATCAGACTTTAAATGAAATATCGTACACTACACGTGTCGCCATATCCAGCTGACTAGACAAGGCGATACATTCTATTGGGATCACAAGACAAGACAGGATTTTAGCAATACTTTGCAGATCAGTGTACAATATTTTAGGTCAGGCTTAACAAGTCTCTATGCTTCAGTTTTAATCGGTTCTCAGTCTATGTTGGTTCTAATGTTGATTTGTGTTTTCACCAGtacaataaatgtttcagaaatttCAAAGTGTGTGTTAAAAATGCAGTTTACACTTAtagctgcagtagggagtttTGAGGAAACAGTGGATTTAGCCTGAAagtttgaacaagcacaccttatAGGTTCCTCCcctttgctctctgctgtgctacagccctccctccacagcGGAGCCTACCGTGAACGTGTAGGCTAGTAAGCAGGGCCCTGTAGCTCAATGCCAACAGAGGCTACAAAGGAGAAGCCGAATTTAATGTTTAGCCAGTATTGGTATTCCCAAAATGCTTAG from Girardinichthys multiradiatus isolate DD_20200921_A chromosome 5, DD_fGirMul_XY1, whole genome shotgun sequence carries:
- the LOC124868309 gene encoding arf-GAP with dual PH domain-containing protein 2-like isoform X3 — translated: MQERGNSSARAIFEKCVPAFYYRPNHDDCMVLKEQWIRAKYERREFTGGQNEFLQTYTLDLFTSTLWKKGKDKKQYLRRIFQLSQKDFTLRYFTKEDSKVAKTVISMKDLNAYFQPEKMGHVHGLQISYLEDERTRNLFVYHESGQVIVAFFNAIRATRFAYLLKKHPTLQHSDLIHQITKHSLKEGYMEKTGPTQREPFKKRWFTLCSVTRKLLYFKSPLDATDLGGVFIGSQDHGYTVSESSGRCTRSGRWHCGITLETPSRQFVFMCEQEQERREWMEAFGKVISQPMTPEDYANEATLRRGK